Proteins encoded together in one Impatiens glandulifera chromosome 1, dImpGla2.1, whole genome shotgun sequence window:
- the LOC124944097 gene encoding agamous-like MADS-box protein AGL62: protein MVRTSKGRQRITMAKMQNESNLQVTFSKRRTGLFKKSSELTTLCGAEMLMIVFSPGKKVFSFGHPSVEELVARFMGTHGPSSSSSMGLSHETQQLVEAHRQTNIRDLNARLMEVQEQLEAEKRRGEAITQALRAGREQRWWERSIEEMSYAQLEQLKGSLENVKAMVAQHMSEASNPLHLLAATSSINNNGGEGSSNGGFNFNRGPQPAPTFGGPNPAMGRNSGYFRGGPSGYF from the coding sequence ATGGTGAGGACTAGCAAGGGACGCCAAAGAATCACCATGGCTAAAATGCAGAACGAGAGTAACCTTCAAGTGACCTTCTCCAAGAGAAGAACCGGATTGTTTAAGAAATCCAGCGAACTTACCACACTATGTGGTGCTGAGATGTTGATGATTGTCTTCTCTCCGGGGAAGAAGGTATTCTCTTTTGGTCACCCGAGCGTCGAGGAATTGGTTGCTCGATTTATGGGGACTCATGGtccatcctcctcctcctcgatGGGACTTTCCCACGAGACTCAACAACTTGTGGAGGCTCACAGGCAGACTAACATCCGGGACCTGAATGCTCGACTAATGGAGGTTCAGGAACAGCTGGAGGCTGAGAAAAGGCGTGGGGAGGCCATTACCCAAGCCTTGCGTGCTGGAAGGGAGCAAAGATGGTGGGAGCGTTCCATTGAGGAGATGAGCTATGCTCAACTCGAGCAGCTCAAGGGTTCTCTCGAGAATGTGAAGGCCATGGTTGCCCAACACATGTCCGAGGCTTCCAACCCGCTACACTTGCTAGCGGCAACTAGCTCCATTAATAATAATGGTGGCGAAGGTAGCTCCAATGGGGGCTTCAATTTCAACCGTGGTCCTCAGCCTGCACCTACTTTTGGTGGTCCGAATCCTGCTATGGGGAGGAACTCCGGTTACTTCCGTGGTGGCCCTAGTGGGTATTTTTGA
- the LOC124937449 gene encoding uncharacterized protein LOC124937449 translates to MRRSFGGNQGMSGGNGGMIRTVHRAVKAAGVGGSSQDPFSHSTANTSANRPTYRPTTASNILSLTSPSSSSSLTSFNVPISATSTLPNWPASPTYSDDFDWEYIDGIEDERARGYFDDSILASVPTRDEVQLAISSLHHVIDPASLSQYVKDMLPRCSDSDSVDDQLIEPTGFMQSRSSSGRSGSDWIEPPSIQLFNQGAIHHGFNGVYDAFNLLQTEPIVQRMVISLSSDRAVWDAVLNNEVVRELKESFNQDGKDSSSEGQNGSSDGDEGAVNILGLIFNNTKEKVSELFEGIWKMFAELFRQPDKEKAFTDEVDDLFQERLRSSFFLSILVMLIVVVTRAQS, encoded by the exons ATGAGAAGATCATTCGGAGGTAACCAAGGAATGAGCGGTGGTAATGGCGGAATGATAAGAACAGTTCACAGGGCAGTGAAAGCTGCCGGCGTCGGTGGATCATCTCAAGACCCTTTCTCTCATTCAACCGCCAATACTTCCGCTAACAGACCCACTTACAGACCCACCACCGCTTCAAACATCCTTTCTCTTACCTCACCCagttcttcttcatctcttacTTCCTTCAATGTCCCGATTTCTGCTACTTCAACCCTACCCAACTGGCCTGCTTCTCCGACTTACAGTGATGACTTTGATTGGGAGTATATTGATGGAATTGAAGACGAAAGAGCTCGTGGGTATTTTGATGATTCGATTCTTGCTTCTGTTCCAACAAGAGATGAAGTTCAGCTTGCAATATCTTCACTTCACCA TGTTATTGACCCAGCTTCCTTATCACAATATGTCAAAGACATGCTGCCTCGTTGTTCTGATTCAGATAGTGTTGATGATCAACTCATAGAACCAACTGGTTTTATGCAATCTCGAAGTTCTTCAGGTAGATCTGGATCAGATTGGATTGAACCTCCTTCAATTCAGCTTTTCAATCAAGGGGCAATACATCATGGGTTCAATGGGGTTTATGACGCTTTTAATCTATTACAAACCGAACCAATTGTTCAG AGGATGGTTATCTCCTTGTCCTCTGATCGAGCTGTTTGGGATGCTGTTCTAAATAATGAGGTTGTCCGTGAACTAAAAGAATCATTCAATCAAG ATGGAAAAGATTCTTCTAGCGAGGGTCAGAACGGTAGTTCTGATGGCGACGAAGGAGCTGTGAACATATTAGGTTTGATTTTTAACAACACAAAGGAAAAAGTGAGTGAGTTGTTTGAGGGAATCTGGAAGATGTTTGCGGAGCTGTTTCGCCAGCCAGATAAGGAGAAGGCCTTTACGGATGAAGTTGATGATCTGTTTCAGGAAAGGTTGAGGTCTTCCTTCTTCCTCTCGATTCTAGTAATGTTGATTGTGGTTGTGACTCGGGCACAATCTTAA